The proteins below are encoded in one region of Casimicrobium huifangae:
- the fahA gene encoding fumarylacetoacetase: MTPLNATHDPARTSWVASANDGVTDFPIQNLPFAVFRRTGSAEVFRGGVAIGDQIVDLAAATAAGVFTGLAQEAAVAASASTLNAFMAMGNAAWSALRAALSDALSTGSAHERALRACLVPQASAEYAVPARIGDYTDFYTSIYHATNIGKQFRPDNPLLPNYKWVPIGYHGRASSLVVSGTALRRPVGQSMPPGATQPSFGPCKRLDYELEMGIYVGPGNALGNRVAMADAESHVFGLCLLNDWSARDIQGWEYQPLGPFLSKNFGSTLSTWIVTMEALAPYRTAWTRPADDPQPLPYLDAPDLRSNGAIDIQLAVTLSSAKMRADNVAPHTLCRTSYRHAYWTIAQLVTHHTVNGCNLQPGDLLGTGTLSGPTATEAGALVELTSGGKQPVTLPSGETRSFLEDGDSVALNAHCVAPGRARIGFGTCEGTVLAAVV; encoded by the coding sequence GGGTTGCCAGCGCCAACGATGGCGTCACCGATTTCCCGATTCAGAACTTGCCGTTTGCGGTGTTCCGTCGCACCGGCAGCGCAGAGGTCTTCCGCGGCGGCGTGGCAATTGGTGACCAGATTGTTGATCTGGCCGCCGCAACGGCTGCGGGCGTATTCACAGGTTTGGCGCAAGAAGCCGCCGTTGCTGCCAGCGCCAGCACGCTGAACGCCTTCATGGCGATGGGGAACGCGGCCTGGTCGGCGTTGCGGGCCGCGCTTTCCGACGCACTCAGCACCGGCTCCGCGCACGAACGCGCACTGCGCGCTTGCCTGGTCCCGCAGGCAAGCGCGGAATACGCCGTGCCGGCCCGCATCGGCGACTACACCGACTTCTACACCTCGATCTATCACGCCACCAACATCGGCAAGCAATTCCGCCCGGACAACCCGCTGTTACCCAACTACAAATGGGTGCCGATCGGCTACCACGGCCGCGCGTCGTCCCTGGTTGTCTCGGGCACCGCGCTGCGCCGGCCGGTGGGTCAGAGCATGCCGCCAGGCGCGACTCAGCCCTCGTTCGGCCCATGCAAGCGACTCGACTACGAACTTGAGATGGGCATTTATGTCGGCCCCGGCAACGCGCTTGGAAACCGCGTGGCAATGGCAGACGCCGAATCGCATGTGTTCGGCCTGTGCCTGCTCAACGACTGGTCGGCACGCGACATCCAGGGTTGGGAGTACCAGCCCCTTGGCCCCTTCCTGTCGAAGAACTTCGGCAGCACGCTGTCAACGTGGATCGTGACGATGGAAGCGCTGGCGCCGTATCGCACGGCATGGACACGCCCGGCCGACGATCCGCAACCGCTACCTTATCTCGATGCGCCCGACCTGCGCAGCAACGGCGCCATCGACATTCAGCTCGCGGTGACGCTGAGCAGCGCCAAGATGCGCGCTGACAACGTCGCGCCGCACACGCTGTGCCGCACCAGCTACCGCCATGCCTATTGGACGATCGCTCAGCTAGTGACGCATCACACGGTCAACGGCTGCAACCTGCAACCGGGTGATCTGTTGGGCACCGGAACACTCTCCGGCCCAACCGCAACGGAAGCCGGTGCGCTGGTCGAGCTGACGTCGGGCGGCAAGCAACCGGTGACGTTGCCCAGCGGCGAGACGCGCAGCTTTCTTGAAGACGGTGACAGCGTTGCACTGAACGCACACTGCGTTGCGCCGGGCCGCGCTCGAATCGGCTTCGGAACCTGTGAGGGAACGGTCCTCGCCGCCGTGGTCTGA
- a CDS encoding TRAP transporter substrate-binding protein: MTTTKRALLAALTVTGALTITLPAQAQEVTLKVAHFWPPGAMAPTKVIQPWCDKINKDSGGKLKCQIYPAMQLGGTPAQLFDQARDGVADVVYTLPGYTAGRFPLAEVFELPFMNENAEASSQAVWEYYLTTPAVQKEFAGVKPLMLHTHDEGYVHTKEKQIKTLADFKGLKMRAPTRQTNKLLAKLGAAPVAMPLPAVPEAMSKGVIDGYLLPWEVIPSVKLHELTKFHTETDPKERALYSAVFLMAMNPAKYDSLPTDLKKVIDNNSGAALVKQTGKTWDESATAGRKVAEERKNTFYTVPASELANWRGASASLYDEWIAEVTAKGNDGKALLAKAQALVKKYEK; the protein is encoded by the coding sequence ATGACAACAACGAAACGCGCGCTACTTGCTGCACTGACAGTGACGGGCGCGCTGACCATCACGCTCCCCGCGCAGGCGCAGGAGGTCACGCTCAAGGTCGCCCACTTCTGGCCACCGGGCGCAATGGCACCGACCAAGGTTATCCAACCGTGGTGTGACAAGATCAACAAGGACTCCGGCGGCAAGCTCAAGTGCCAGATTTACCCGGCGATGCAACTCGGCGGCACGCCAGCGCAATTGTTCGACCAGGCGCGTGACGGCGTCGCCGATGTCGTCTATACCCTGCCGGGCTATACCGCAGGCCGCTTTCCGCTTGCCGAAGTATTCGAGCTGCCGTTCATGAACGAGAACGCCGAAGCTTCTTCGCAGGCGGTGTGGGAGTACTACCTGACCACGCCGGCTGTGCAGAAGGAGTTCGCTGGCGTCAAGCCGCTGATGCTGCACACCCACGACGAAGGATACGTGCACACCAAGGAAAAACAGATCAAAACCCTCGCCGATTTCAAGGGCCTCAAGATGCGCGCGCCGACGCGGCAGACCAACAAGCTGCTCGCCAAACTCGGCGCAGCCCCCGTTGCGATGCCCTTGCCCGCCGTACCCGAGGCGATGTCGAAGGGTGTGATCGATGGTTACCTGCTGCCGTGGGAGGTGATCCCGAGCGTGAAGCTGCATGAGCTGACCAAGTTCCATACCGAAACCGACCCGAAGGAACGTGCGCTCTACAGCGCCGTGTTCCTGATGGCGATGAACCCGGCGAAGTACGACAGCCTTCCCACCGACCTGAAGAAGGTGATCGACAACAATTCGGGCGCAGCGCTGGTCAAGCAAACCGGCAAAACTTGGGATGAATCGGCGACGGCAGGCCGCAAGGTGGCCGAAGAACGCAAGAACACCTTCTACACCGTGCCGGCCAGCGAACTGGCCAACTGGCGCGGCGCGTCGGCGAGCCTCTATGACGAGTGGATCGCGGAAGTCACTGCCAAGGGCAATGACGGCAAGGCGCTGCTCGCCAAAGCGCAGGCGTTGGTGAAGAAGTACGAGAAGTAG
- a CDS encoding C-terminal binding protein — protein MPVFLLTDFDAPNFALEEKLFADAGMRFVTAQARSEDEVIAAATACNADGLLIQYAPVTERVLSALPRVGICSRIGAGFDTIDPKACAKLGVWLANSPDYGVGEVATHALALALDIIRGTTFHTADIRAGKWHYESNGKRRRATEMTLGIVGLGRIGKRMAHVSRNLFKRVIAYDPYLIDGDFPAFVERVRDLHELFRQADVVSPHVPLNDETRGMIDAACFAAMKPRSYVVNTARGAVINIPDLLAALDSGQLDSAGLDVLPDEPALPGERLTEHPRVVLTPHSAFYSVESEIELRTKAARNLITWARTGRPDYPVVMGTKTLLPA, from the coding sequence ATGCCGGTCTTCCTGCTTACCGATTTCGATGCTCCCAACTTCGCGCTGGAAGAAAAGCTTTTTGCCGATGCTGGCATGCGCTTTGTTACAGCACAAGCCAGATCCGAAGATGAAGTCATCGCTGCGGCGACTGCCTGCAACGCCGATGGCCTGCTGATCCAGTACGCACCGGTCACGGAGCGCGTGCTCAGCGCGTTGCCGCGCGTGGGTATCTGCTCCCGCATCGGCGCCGGCTTCGACACCATAGACCCGAAAGCTTGCGCCAAACTCGGTGTCTGGCTCGCCAACTCACCGGACTACGGCGTGGGCGAAGTCGCGACCCACGCGCTGGCGCTCGCGCTCGACATCATCCGCGGCACCACCTTCCACACCGCCGACATCCGCGCCGGCAAGTGGCATTACGAATCAAACGGCAAACGCCGTCGCGCCACCGAGATGACGCTCGGCATCGTGGGGCTGGGACGCATCGGCAAGCGCATGGCCCATGTGTCGCGCAACCTGTTCAAGCGCGTGATCGCCTACGACCCTTATCTGATTGACGGCGATTTTCCGGCGTTCGTCGAGCGCGTTCGTGACCTGCACGAGTTGTTCCGTCAGGCTGACGTCGTTTCGCCGCACGTGCCACTCAACGATGAGACTCGCGGCATGATTGACGCTGCCTGCTTCGCGGCAATGAAGCCGCGCAGCTATGTGGTCAACACGGCACGCGGTGCCGTCATCAATATCCCCGATCTGCTGGCGGCGCTGGACAGCGGCCAGCTTGATTCAGCCGGGCTCGATGTGCTGCCCGACGAACCGGCACTTCCCGGTGAACGGCTGACCGAGCATCCGCGCGTGGTGCTGACCCCGCATTCGGCGTTTTATTCCGTGGAGAGCGAGATCGAGCTCCGAACCAAGGCGGCGCGCAATTTGATCACTTGGGCGCGGACGGGACGCCCCGACTACCCGGTCGTAATGGGAACCAAAACACTGCTGCCTGCGTAG
- a CDS encoding NADPH:quinone oxidoreductase family protein gives MKALFCQQFGPIENLVVTEVPAPSLAPGKVLIDVKAASLNFPDALMVQGLYQVKPPTPFVPGAEYAGVVAAVGEGVTHVKAGDHVMAFTGWGGFAEQAVADAMRVSPMPPTMSFAQGASFVLTYATSHHALKDVAKLQAGETLLILGASGGVGTSAIQLAKITGATVIAAASSDDKLALCKSLGADHLVNYSHDDWRDQLNAIVGKKGVDVVYDAVGGPYAEPALRSLGWRGRYLVVGFAAGDIPKIPLNLALLKERQILGVYWGDSVAANPKGHLANMRELGEWFAAGKIAPSITESVGLDGARDALTRMASRQAMGKIVVTP, from the coding sequence ATGAAAGCACTTTTCTGCCAGCAGTTCGGCCCGATCGAGAACCTTGTGGTGACCGAGGTGCCAGCGCCTTCACTGGCGCCAGGCAAGGTGCTGATTGACGTGAAGGCCGCGTCGCTGAACTTCCCCGATGCGCTGATGGTGCAGGGCTTGTATCAGGTCAAACCGCCGACACCTTTTGTTCCAGGCGCCGAGTATGCCGGTGTGGTCGCTGCTGTGGGCGAAGGCGTCACCCACGTCAAGGCGGGCGACCATGTGATGGCCTTCACCGGCTGGGGCGGTTTTGCCGAGCAGGCAGTCGCCGACGCGATGCGTGTCAGCCCGATGCCGCCGACCATGAGCTTCGCGCAGGGCGCCTCGTTCGTGCTGACCTACGCCACCAGTCATCATGCGCTGAAGGACGTAGCGAAGCTGCAGGCGGGCGAAACGCTGCTGATCCTCGGCGCCTCCGGCGGCGTGGGTACCAGTGCGATCCAGTTGGCGAAGATCACCGGTGCAACCGTGATTGCGGCAGCGTCGAGCGACGACAAGCTAGCGCTTTGCAAGTCGCTCGGTGCGGATCATCTCGTCAACTACAGCCACGACGACTGGCGCGATCAGTTGAATGCCATCGTCGGCAAGAAAGGCGTGGACGTTGTCTACGACGCCGTTGGTGGCCCCTACGCGGAACCCGCCCTGCGTTCGCTGGGTTGGCGTGGACGCTATCTGGTAGTTGGTTTTGCGGCAGGTGACATTCCGAAAATTCCGCTCAATCTCGCGTTGTTGAAAGAGCGTCAGATTCTCGGCGTCTATTGGGGCGACAGCGTGGCTGCCAACCCTAAAGGCCATCTGGCCAACATGCGCGAACTGGGCGAATGGTTCGCCGCCGGCAAGATCGCGCCCAGCATCACCGAGTCGGTTGGCCTTGATGGCGCCCGCGACGCACTGACGCGCATGGCATCACGGCAGGCGATGGGCAAGATCGTCGTCACGCCGT